From a region of the Butyrivibrio sp. AE3004 genome:
- a CDS encoding ABC transporter ATP-binding protein gives MEDNIKFLSAGKTCLKRDEFIENQVDWGRVRFGTHNKSNIAYSGCEIIATYNALCSLGDRENDMPYLIDYYEKNGIALKGGFGITPNAPYGFFRKRGYCVKKLTSRNPRKIDKLGDDFQTFIATFYWNRNNIKEQLHTVCITKNQNGYFIHNNYCRGKKGQFIGQGPYSSLSKAIAGLSPNAALLVIIGIRNNEKVKQNIGGLMKTAREQFPTKSSLVLYFLKGSVIMFILGVIFSMTVAFLDMVNPKIIQYTVDYLIGDAESSMPFYMKMIIGITGGKEYLKTHIFVIALVVVVIALLCAVFRYLNKMFNSIAAEKLICRMRDVLFEHICHLPFSWHSENHTGDIIQRCTSDVETIKMFLSEQLTSLFRIMIMIVLATYFMMQIDVKLSFISLAFIPVIVLYSLFFHNKIGTAFENADIEEGKLSAIAQENLTGVRVVRAFGREKFERERFESKNRDYTKMWINLMKLLAAFWTSNDMISGMQGMTVLVMGSIYCVRGNITVGELIAFISYNAMISWPVRMLGRVISEMSKAGVSIDRLRYIMNSEEECDKESAVTPPLDKDIEFNNVSFSYENGSAEILKDISFKVKAGETLGVLGGTGSGKSTLMYLLDRLYSLPENSGSITIGGVDIRDIKMHYLRENIGLVLQEPFLFSRTLYENIGITKKSAKMEDIRKAAKMASLDETIRNFDEGYDTFVGERGVTLSGGQKQRTAIAQMLVSEPPIMIFDDSLSAVDTETDAKIRTALNKHVGGATTIIISHRITTLMHADHIIVLSHGELAEEGKHEELLEKNGLYRRIYDIQLQGGGEDIA, from the coding sequence TTGGAGGATAATATAAAGTTCCTATCAGCAGGTAAAACCTGTTTAAAAAGAGATGAATTTATTGAAAATCAGGTTGACTGGGGTAGGGTCAGATTTGGCACCCATAACAAATCAAATATCGCATATTCGGGATGTGAGATAATTGCCACCTATAATGCACTTTGTTCGCTTGGTGACAGAGAAAATGATATGCCATACCTTATAGATTACTATGAAAAAAACGGCATTGCGCTAAAGGGAGGCTTTGGGATCACGCCAAATGCTCCTTACGGCTTTTTCAGGAAACGAGGCTATTGTGTGAAGAAGCTCACGTCCAGAAATCCTCGAAAAATTGATAAACTTGGAGATGATTTTCAGACCTTCATTGCGACCTTTTATTGGAACAGAAATAATATTAAAGAACAGCTGCATACTGTGTGCATAACCAAAAATCAAAATGGATATTTTATCCATAATAATTATTGCAGAGGCAAGAAAGGACAGTTTATAGGGCAGGGACCATATAGCAGTCTTTCGAAAGCAATAGCCGGTCTTTCGCCTAACGCGGCACTTCTTGTTATTATCGGGATACGAAATAACGAAAAAGTAAAACAAAATATCGGGGGACTTATGAAAACTGCCAGAGAACAATTTCCTACTAAATCATCACTGGTCCTGTATTTCCTTAAGGGGAGTGTCATTATGTTTATTTTGGGTGTCATATTCTCTATGACAGTGGCATTTCTTGACATGGTAAATCCTAAGATTATTCAATATACGGTTGATTATCTGATAGGTGACGCGGAATCATCTATGCCCTTTTATATGAAAATGATAATAGGTATTACGGGAGGTAAGGAGTATCTTAAGACACATATTTTTGTAATAGCGTTGGTTGTCGTCGTTATTGCACTTTTATGTGCTGTATTTCGCTATCTGAACAAAATGTTCAATTCCATAGCTGCTGAAAAACTTATCTGCAGAATGAGAGACGTGCTTTTTGAGCATATATGTCATTTACCATTTTCATGGCATTCGGAGAATCATACCGGAGACATTATCCAGCGTTGTACATCGGATGTTGAAACAATAAAAATGTTCTTGTCCGAACAACTGACTTCTCTTTTTAGAATAATGATCATGATTGTGCTGGCAACGTACTTTATGATGCAGATAGACGTAAAGCTGTCATTTATTTCACTGGCATTTATTCCTGTAATTGTTCTGTATTCCTTGTTTTTTCATAATAAAATAGGAACCGCATTTGAAAATGCGGATATTGAGGAGGGCAAACTATCTGCAATTGCGCAGGAAAATCTCACCGGTGTCAGAGTTGTCCGTGCTTTTGGCAGAGAAAAATTTGAGCGTGAGCGTTTCGAATCCAAAAACAGAGATTACACAAAAATGTGGATCAACCTTATGAAACTGCTTGCTGCATTTTGGACTTCGAACGATATGATATCCGGAATGCAGGGAATGACAGTTCTGGTTATGGGATCTATATACTGTGTGAGGGGGAATATAACCGTAGGGGAACTGATTGCTTTTATTTCATATAATGCGATGATCTCATGGCCTGTGCGAATGCTTGGTCGTGTCATTTCAGAAATGAGCAAAGCTGGAGTTTCAATAGACAGACTTAGATACATAATGAACTCTGAGGAAGAATGTGACAAGGAAAGCGCAGTCACACCGCCACTTGATAAGGATATAGAGTTTAATAATGTGAGCTTTTCATATGAAAACGGGTCTGCGGAAATATTAAAGGATATAAGCTTTAAAGTAAAAGCAGGTGAAACGCTTGGAGTTCTTGGTGGAACAGGGTCAGGAAAATCAACACTTATGTATCTTTTGGACAGGTTATATAGCTTGCCTGAGAACAGTGGAAGTATAACTATCGGCGGCGTTGATATAAGAGACATAAAGATGCACTATTTAAGAGAAAATATAGGTCTTGTTCTTCAGGAACCTTTCCTTTTCTCAAGGACACTTTATGAAAATATAGGAATCACTAAAAAATCAGCGAAGATGGAGGATATAAGAAAAGCTGCAAAGATGGCTTCTCTCGATGAAACCATCAGAAACTTTGATGAAGGTTATGACACCTTTGTTGGAGAGAGAGGTGTTACGCTCTCAGGAGGACAGAAGCAAAGAACGGCAATAGCGCAGATGCTGGTATCAGAACCTCCGATTATGATATTTGACGATTCGTTGTCAGCTGTTGATACCGAGACCGATGCAAAGATAAGAACTGCACTTAATAAGCATGTGGGAGGAGCAACGACCATTATTATTTCACACAGAATAACTACACTTATGCACGCAGACCATATAATCGTACTAAGCCACGGTGAACTTGCTGAAGAGGGAAAACACGAAGAACTTCTGGAGAAAAACGGCCTTTATCGCAGGATTTATGACATTCAGCTTCAGGGAGGAGGAGAGGACATTGCCTAA
- a CDS encoding C1 family peptidase, with translation MKRKNITVTVIISVAVFIIGTKNVNAYNGTKKIIPIELPELTVSEAIVIDDDTEDLLEEITGSECDFKSVTSKEDLPSFYSSDQAKNRDNVTPVRNQGITALCWNYAAIGAVESDLLSHHEELVADELNLSEKHGAFYNMHKAEKHGDGGIDNDYREFVFDEKDNFLSKYQTSYLSVGGVTNYSMSLFTAWKGPVKDRDNNSIHVIKGQNDFYIQNADVPSDAYEAECHVQNVLEIPASAKNRDVIKQMIIEHGSVTASVCADNQYWTGKKVALYDYKSYGNGNYADHEILIVGWNDEYPAKNFITKPSSDGAFICKNSWGMKNGASGYFYLSYEDTILNNNNVVAYNSVLPEDDGWYDNNYQYAGFITHITDPMEDRKNVVYMYDKNDAHYGITFIPESDEELSAIGYFSMSSCTNDKVYIYEVPKEYSVVPDVKMLAEAIGQSDEAANDGLLSGFSYIDTDKLGKPLTTINCKAITGGYHTFELNKTLDVKAGTEYLIVVCPGQKTKLIYEKAMDSTTGFHKDEWQHTLGAIHTVNTASGHSYLQDITGTAMVKQTDKDFFVKAYTKVQQKNSH, from the coding sequence ATGAAAAGAAAGAATATTACCGTCACTGTAATTATTTCAGTGGCGGTGTTCATTATAGGAACAAAAAATGTTAATGCATATAATGGCACCAAAAAGATAATTCCAATTGAATTGCCTGAGCTTACAGTAAGTGAGGCAATCGTTATTGATGATGACACCGAGGATCTTTTAGAAGAAATAACAGGCTCTGAATGTGATTTTAAATCTGTAACGTCAAAGGAAGATCTGCCATCTTTTTATAGTTCAGATCAGGCAAAGAACAGGGATAATGTAACACCTGTCAGAAATCAGGGAATAACAGCTCTGTGCTGGAATTATGCGGCTATAGGAGCTGTTGAAAGTGACCTTTTGAGCCATCATGAAGAACTTGTGGCAGACGAACTCAATCTCTCTGAAAAGCATGGAGCCTTCTATAATATGCATAAGGCTGAGAAACATGGGGATGGAGGAATAGATAATGATTATCGTGAGTTTGTTTTTGATGAGAAAGATAATTTTCTGAGTAAGTATCAGACGAGTTATCTATCGGTCGGAGGGGTTACAAACTATTCGATGTCATTGTTTACCGCATGGAAAGGACCTGTTAAGGACAGAGATAATAATTCTATTCATGTGATAAAGGGACAGAATGATTTTTATATTCAGAATGCAGATGTTCCTTCGGATGCATACGAAGCTGAATGTCATGTGCAAAATGTTCTGGAAATTCCGGCATCTGCAAAGAACAGAGATGTGATTAAGCAGATGATCATTGAGCATGGTAGTGTTACTGCCAGTGTTTGTGCTGATAATCAGTATTGGACAGGGAAAAAGGTGGCACTTTATGACTACAAAAGCTACGGAAACGGTAATTATGCAGACCATGAGATACTGATTGTTGGATGGAATGATGAATATCCTGCCAAGAATTTTATAACAAAGCCCTCTTCAGACGGAGCATTTATTTGCAAAAACAGCTGGGGAATGAAAAATGGTGCTTCCGGATATTTCTATTTATCATATGAGGATACCATTCTGAATAATAATAATGTTGTCGCATATAATTCGGTACTTCCGGAGGATGATGGCTGGTACGACAATAATTATCAGTATGCGGGGTTTATAACCCATATTACAGATCCGATGGAGGACCGGAAAAACGTTGTATATATGTACGACAAGAACGATGCTCATTACGGAATAACCTTTATACCTGAAAGTGATGAAGAACTGTCAGCAATAGGTTACTTTTCTATGAGTTCCTGTACCAATGATAAGGTATACATTTATGAGGTTCCCAAAGAATATTCTGTCGTACCGGATGTCAAGATGCTTGCAGAAGCGATTGGGCAATCTGATGAAGCTGCTAATGATGGATTGCTTTCAGGTTTTTCGTACATAGATACTGATAAACTCGGAAAGCCTCTTACGACAATAAACTGTAAGGCAATAACCGGTGGGTATCACACGTTTGAATTAAATAAAACATTAGATGTTAAAGCGGGAACAGAATATCTTATTGTTGTCTGCCCTGGACAGAAAACAAAGCTTATCTATGAAAAAGCTATGGATTCTACTACGGGATTTCATAAAGATGAATGGCAGCATACTCTTGGGGCAATACATACAGTAAATACTGCAAGCGGACACAGCTATCTTCAGGATATTACCGGAACAGCGATGGTAAAACAGACAGATAAAGATTTTTTTGTAAAAGCTTACACAAAAGTACAACAAAAAAACTCCCATTAA
- a CDS encoding acyltransferase has protein sequence MKEDALRQSNIELLRILATCGVIILHYNSIAGGGFFSALDKSVNQFILIFLESISICAVNVFVIITGFFLSKTNIRDFMKPLGLLAQVFVFAVLAFAIQKIIMPGKVTIDTFFEFLYSSNWYVYVFVALYLISPFINVMWNALNAAGKRILLAFSVFLFSIYPTFIDILKFWTGRQLNGSSSIGLEGSQAGYTIVNFILMYIIGAFIREMSEGEMPQMPKLLSRYFICLCLDMAWAFADGIRQGKEIYETVAWNYSNPFVIAEAAIVFMIFLKLNIRYNKIINMLAASSFTVYILHLRFLGLLKIGSFAKGNPVIMILHAALCVAGTYLICFVINYIYKYPAGYVAERISSKWNDFRKFSI, from the coding sequence ATGAAAGAGGATGCTTTAAGACAATCCAATATTGAACTTTTGAGAATTTTGGCAACGTGTGGGGTTATAATTCTTCATTATAATAGTATAGCAGGTGGTGGGTTCTTTTCTGCACTGGATAAAAGTGTGAATCAGTTTATACTTATTTTTCTTGAATCCATAAGTATATGTGCGGTTAACGTTTTTGTTATTATAACAGGGTTTTTCCTTAGTAAGACAAATATAAGAGATTTTATGAAGCCACTTGGTCTTCTTGCTCAGGTATTTGTTTTTGCTGTACTGGCTTTTGCTATACAGAAAATAATAATGCCCGGTAAAGTGACGATAGATACATTCTTTGAATTTTTATATTCAAGTAACTGGTATGTATATGTATTTGTTGCTCTTTATCTGATTTCGCCTTTTATCAATGTAATGTGGAACGCTTTAAATGCCGCGGGTAAGCGAATACTTCTGGCTTTTTCCGTGTTCCTTTTTTCCATATATCCGACATTTATAGATATTCTGAAGTTTTGGACAGGACGACAACTTAACGGAAGCAGTTCAATAGGACTTGAAGGTTCGCAGGCAGGATATACTATAGTTAACTTTATTTTAATGTACATTATAGGGGCTTTTATTAGAGAGATGTCAGAAGGAGAGATGCCCCAGATGCCAAAGCTTTTGTCAAGATATTTCATATGTTTATGTCTTGACATGGCATGGGCATTTGCAGATGGGATCAGGCAGGGGAAAGAGATATATGAGACAGTGGCATGGAATTACAGCAATCCTTTTGTCATTGCGGAAGCTGCAATTGTGTTTATGATATTCCTGAAACTGAATATTAGATACAATAAGATAATTAACATGTTGGCGGCATCATCATTTACTGTTTACATATTACATTTAAGATTTTTGGGATTGCTTAAAATAGGAAGCTTTGCTAAAGGTAATCCTGTAATAATGATATTACATGCAGCTTTGTGTGTTGCCGGTACTTATCTTATATGCTTTGTGATTAATTATATTTACAAATATCCTGCCGGTTATGTTGCAGAGCGCATTTCTTCAAAATGGAACGATTTCAGAAAATTTTCCATTTGA
- a CDS encoding 3-deoxy-7-phosphoheptulonate synthase produces the protein MSFQYIQQLPSPEEIRDEFPLSQKLAELKKNRDKEIADVLTGTSDKFLVIVGPCSADNEDAVCDYVTRLAKVNEKVKDKLIIVPRVYTNKPRTTGEGYKGITSQPDPEGKTDFRAGLIAMRHMQIRAIEESGLTAADEMLYPENWGYVEDILSYVAIGARSVEDQEHRMVASGFGVPAGMKNPTSGTLSVMLNSVYAAQLPHSFVYRGYEVKTSGNPLSHCVLRGSQNKHGQSQPNYHYEDLSLLAYLYSERDIKNPAAIIDANHNNSGKKFKEQIRIVKEVLHSRNQNKNISELVKGVMIESYIEEGCQKIGEGIYGKSITDPCLGWNDTERLLLDIAEQV, from the coding sequence ATGTCATTCCAATATATACAGCAGCTTCCTTCACCTGAGGAGATAAGAGATGAATTTCCTCTTTCTCAAAAGCTTGCGGAATTAAAGAAAAACAGGGATAAGGAAATTGCGGATGTACTCACCGGAACAAGCGATAAATTTCTTGTTATCGTAGGTCCCTGCTCAGCTGATAATGAGGACGCAGTTTGCGACTATGTTACAAGACTTGCCAAAGTTAACGAAAAGGTTAAGGACAAACTTATCATTGTTCCCAGAGTTTATACAAACAAACCACGTACTACAGGTGAAGGCTATAAGGGTATCACCTCTCAGCCTGATCCTGAAGGAAAAACAGATTTCCGTGCAGGTCTTATTGCTATGCGTCACATGCAGATAAGGGCTATAGAAGAATCCGGTCTGACTGCTGCCGATGAGATGCTCTACCCTGAAAACTGGGGTTATGTAGAAGATATCCTCTCATACGTTGCCATCGGTGCGCGTTCTGTTGAAGATCAGGAGCATCGTATGGTAGCAAGTGGTTTTGGTGTCCCCGCAGGCATGAAAAATCCAACCAGCGGTACTCTCAGTGTAATGCTTAATTCAGTATATGCTGCACAGCTTCCTCACTCCTTCGTATACAGAGGTTATGAAGTTAAGACCAGCGGTAACCCGCTTTCTCACTGCGTGCTTCGTGGTTCCCAGAACAAGCATGGTCAGTCACAGCCAAACTATCACTACGAAGATCTTAGTCTTCTTGCATATCTTTATTCTGAGCGTGATATAAAAAATCCTGCTGCAATTATTGATGCAAACCACAATAATTCAGGCAAGAAATTCAAGGAGCAGATCCGCATAGTTAAGGAAGTACTGCACTCCAGAAATCAGAACAAAAATATAAGTGAGCTTGTTAAGGGCGTAATGATAGAAAGTTATATTGAGGAAGGTTGCCAGAAAATCGGCGAAGGCATTTACGGTAAATCCATTACAGATCCCTGCCTTGGCTGGAATGACACCGAGCGTCTTCTTCTCGATATCGCAGAACAGGTATAA
- a CDS encoding tyrosine-type recombinase/integrase: MSEQMNEIADFITECRLSGKMSRSTISSYQCDLNKLQNYLNEIQITEIAKVTEKVLKNHLSNLANKGYSSATIARNIVSIKALFKHLIKDGIIAIDASENLVAPKVELPKALVLTRRQIEELMRMPDVKTAKGQRDAAMLELMYATGIKVSELIKAKVSDIDMQLGNIECVNDKKERIIPFDKRTKTVLMRYLQDGRRHLIKRTDEELLFINYQGEAMSRQGVWKLVKRYAEQAGIKVPITPEALRHSFAAHLVERGADIEAVQIMMGHVSPISTVRYARENRDYIRDVYDRTH, from the coding sequence TTGAGTGAACAGATGAATGAGATTGCTGACTTCATAACTGAATGCAGATTGTCCGGCAAAATGAGTCGGAGTACGATCAGCTCATATCAATGTGATCTTAATAAGCTTCAAAATTACTTAAATGAGATTCAGATTACTGAGATAGCAAAGGTTACTGAGAAAGTTTTGAAGAATCATTTAAGTAATTTGGCAAACAAAGGATATTCATCTGCTACTATTGCCAGGAATATAGTGTCAATTAAAGCATTGTTCAAGCATCTGATAAAAGACGGGATAATTGCTATTGATGCTTCTGAAAATCTTGTGGCGCCCAAAGTTGAATTACCTAAGGCTTTGGTTCTTACCAGAAGACAGATAGAAGAGCTTATGCGTATGCCGGATGTGAAAACAGCAAAAGGACAGCGTGACGCGGCTATGCTTGAACTTATGTATGCGACCGGAATAAAAGTTTCTGAGCTTATCAAAGCTAAAGTTTCCGATATTGATATGCAGCTTGGGAATATCGAATGTGTAAATGACAAAAAGGAAAGAATTATACCCTTTGATAAAAGAACAAAAACTGTGCTAATGAGATATTTGCAGGATGGCAGACGACATCTGATAAAACGCACAGATGAAGAACTGCTATTTATCAATTATCAGGGTGAAGCAATGAGCAGGCAAGGAGTATGGAAACTTGTCAAGAGATATGCAGAGCAGGCCGGAATAAAGGTTCCTATTACGCCTGAGGCATTGCGACATAGCTTTGCGGCTCATCTTGTTGAAAGAGGTGCAGATATAGAGGCTGTTCAGATAATGATGGGGCATGTGAGCCCAATTTCCACTGTTCGTTATGCAAGAGAGAACAGGGATTATATTCGGGATGTATATGACAGAACTCACTAG
- a CDS encoding diaminopimelate decarboxylase, translating into MMKKAFVTKNQVEDIAKKYPTPFYLYDEKGIVDNARAVKKAFAWNTGFREYFAVKATPNPMIMELLMKEGCGFDCSSKTELMLSKAIGASGHDIMFSSNDTPADEFVYAAEIGGIINFDDITHIEFAEEALGGKLPETISCRYNPGGIFKMSNGIMDNPGDSKYGMTKEQLFEAFKILKEKGVKHFGIHAFLASNTVTNEYYPTLAAQLFELAVQLEKETGADISFINLSGGVGIPYEPDKVGNDIAVIGEGVRKEYERILVPAGMGDVSIYTEMGRFMLGPYGALVTKAIHEKHIYKEYIGVDACAVNLMRPAMYGSYHHITVLGKEDAPLDHVYDVTGSLCENNDKFAIDRKLPEIDMGDYLFIHDAGAHGFAMGYNYNGKLWCAELLLKEDGSVTQIRRSETPRDYFATFDQLPMYSELDKIMKEFE; encoded by the coding sequence ATTATGAAAAAAGCGTTCGTAACAAAAAATCAGGTAGAAGACATTGCAAAAAAATACCCAACACCGTTTTATTTATATGATGAGAAAGGTATTGTTGATAATGCCAGAGCCGTAAAAAAAGCTTTCGCCTGGAACACTGGATTTCGTGAATATTTTGCTGTAAAAGCGACACCAAATCCGATGATAATGGAACTGTTGATGAAAGAAGGATGCGGATTTGACTGTTCTTCAAAAACAGAATTGATGCTCAGTAAAGCGATTGGAGCATCAGGACATGACATTATGTTTTCATCAAATGATACTCCTGCGGATGAGTTTGTGTATGCTGCTGAAATTGGCGGAATCATTAATTTTGATGATATTACTCATATTGAATTTGCGGAGGAAGCGTTGGGGGGAAAATTGCCCGAGACCATCAGCTGCAGATATAATCCGGGTGGAATTTTCAAAATGAGTAATGGAATTATGGATAACCCCGGTGATTCAAAATACGGAATGACTAAAGAGCAGCTATTTGAAGCGTTTAAGATCCTTAAGGAAAAAGGTGTTAAGCACTTTGGAATTCATGCGTTCCTTGCAAGTAATACTGTAACTAATGAGTATTACCCCACACTTGCAGCACAGCTTTTTGAGCTTGCAGTACAGCTTGAAAAGGAGACAGGTGCTGATATCAGCTTTATAAATCTTTCAGGTGGTGTAGGAATTCCGTATGAGCCTGACAAGGTAGGCAATGATATAGCGGTCATTGGTGAAGGCGTAAGAAAAGAGTATGAGCGTATACTTGTACCTGCAGGTATGGGAGATGTTTCAATTTATACAGAAATGGGACGTTTTATGCTCGGACCTTATGGAGCGCTTGTTACAAAGGCTATTCATGAGAAACATATATATAAGGAGTACATTGGGGTTGATGCATGTGCTGTAAACCTGATGAGACCGGCAATGTATGGTTCATATCACCACATAACTGTGCTTGGAAAAGAAGATGCACCTCTTGATCATGTATATGATGTTACCGGTTCGCTTTGTGAGAACAACGATAAATTTGCTATAGACAGAAAGCTACCGGAGATTGATATGGGAGACTATCTGTTCATTCATGATGCAGGAGCACACGGATTTGCAATGGGATATAACTACAATGGAAAGCTGTGGTGTGCTGAGCTCTTACTGAAAGAGGATGGAAGTGTTACACAGATTAGAAGATCAGAGACTCCCAGGGATTATTTTGCTACATTTGATCAATTACCCATGTATTCCGAGCTTGATAAAATAATGAAGGAATTTGAGTGA
- a CDS encoding uracil-DNA glycosylase, whose protein sequence is MPMISNDWLPALEEEFKKDYYKKLYKFILDEYHSRVVYPPADDIFNALHLTPLKDVKVLILGQDPYHEPGQAHGLSFSVLPGESAPPSLVNIYGELKDDLGCYVPNNGYLKKWADQGVLLLNTVLTVRAHAANSHKGHGWEYFTDAIIRAVNEQDRPIVFMLWGKPAQTKMSMLSNPKHLILTAPHPSPLSAYRGFFGCRHFSKCNEFLKANGVTPIDWQIENI, encoded by the coding sequence ATGCCAATGATTTCTAACGATTGGCTTCCGGCACTTGAGGAAGAGTTTAAAAAGGATTATTACAAAAAATTATATAAGTTTATTTTAGATGAATATCATTCCAGGGTGGTGTATCCGCCTGCGGATGATATTTTTAATGCATTACATCTCACACCGCTTAAGGATGTTAAGGTTCTTATATTGGGACAGGATCCATATCATGAACCGGGACAGGCACATGGGCTTTCTTTTTCGGTTTTGCCGGGTGAGAGTGCACCACCGTCTTTAGTAAACATTTACGGAGAACTCAAGGACGATCTGGGGTGTTATGTGCCAAATAACGGATATCTTAAAAAGTGGGCTGATCAGGGCGTTTTGTTACTAAATACTGTACTTACAGTAAGAGCACATGCTGCAAATTCACATAAAGGACATGGATGGGAGTATTTTACCGATGCCATAATCAGAGCAGTGAATGAGCAGGACAGACCAATTGTTTTTATGCTATGGGGAAAACCGGCTCAGACAAAAATGTCAATGCTAAGTAACCCGAAGCATTTGATCCTTACGGCGCCTCATCCAAGCCCGCTTTCAGCATACAGAGGCTTTTTCGGATGCAGGCATTTTTCAAAATGCAATGAATTTCTGAAGGCAAACGGAGTTACTCCGATAGACTGGCAGATTGAGAATATTTAA
- the hisF gene encoding imidazole glycerol phosphate synthase subunit HisF, with protein sequence MLTKRIIPCLDVNNGRVVKGINFVQLRDAGDPVEVGRAYSEAGADELVFLDITATSDARNTVVDLVRKVAEQIFIPFTVGGGIRTVEDMRAVLREGADKVAVNSAAINRPELISESAEKFGSQCVVVAIDAKRRDDGGFNVYKNGGRIDTGLDAIQWAVEAEKRGAGEILLTSMDGDGTKAGYDIELTRAVADSVGIPVIASGGAGNCEHFYEALTKGGADAALAASLFHYKELEIKEVKEYLRKKNIPVRL encoded by the coding sequence ATGCTTACTAAAAGAATAATCCCCTGCCTTGATGTAAATAATGGCAGAGTAGTTAAAGGAATAAATTTTGTTCAGCTTCGCGATGCAGGAGACCCTGTTGAAGTAGGAAGGGCCTATTCCGAAGCCGGGGCAGATGAACTTGTGTTTTTAGATATAACAGCAACTTCCGACGCAAGAAATACGGTAGTTGATCTTGTAAGGAAAGTTGCGGAACAAATATTTATTCCATTCACTGTTGGTGGTGGAATAAGAACGGTTGAGGATATGAGAGCCGTTTTGAGAGAAGGCGCTGATAAGGTAGCCGTGAATTCTGCAGCCATTAATAGACCTGAACTTATTTCCGAATCAGCCGAAAAATTCGGATCTCAATGTGTTGTGGTGGCAATTGATGCGAAGAGAAGAGATGACGGTGGCTTTAACGTTTATAAAAACGGTGGAAGAATAGATACAGGACTTGATGCTATACAATGGGCTGTTGAGGCAGAAAAGAGAGGCGCCGGTGAAATATTGCTTACCAGTATGGATGGCGATGGAACAAAAGCAGGTTACGATATTGAACTGACAAGAGCAGTTGCGGATTCGGTTGGTATTCCGGTTATTGCATCGGGTGGTGCCGGAAACTGCGAACATTTTTATGAGGCACTTACAAAGGGTGGTGCGGATGCAGCTCTTGCTGCTTCACTTTTTCATTACAAGGAACTTGAAATAAAGGAAGTAAAGGAGTATCTGCGCAAAAAAAATATACCTGTACGGTTATAG
- the hisH gene encoding imidazole glycerol phosphate synthase subunit HisH: MLAIIDYDAGNIRSVVNAFKYVGTDACVTRDPNEIRRADHVVLPGVGAFGDAMQKLEEYNLTGVIRDVANSGTPFMGICLGLQLLFDSSDESKGVEGLGILRGKIKRIPDNGTLKVPQIGWNSLKYPNKGRLFNGIDEGAYVYFVHSYYLDADDKGIVTATTEYGTVIDASVEQGNVFACQFHPEKSSDVGMEILKNFLSV; the protein is encoded by the coding sequence ATGTTAGCTATAATTGACTATGATGCAGGAAATATTAGAAGTGTAGTAAATGCTTTTAAGTATGTGGGGACAGATGCATGCGTGACGAGAGATCCTAATGAAATAAGAAGAGCCGACCATGTGGTTCTTCCGGGAGTTGGAGCTTTTGGAGACGCTATGCAGAAACTTGAAGAGTATAATCTGACGGGGGTTATTCGTGATGTTGCAAATAGCGGCACCCCGTTTATGGGAATTTGCCTGGGTCTACAGCTGCTTTTTGATTCAAGTGATGAGTCAAAGGGAGTTGAGGGCCTGGGCATTTTGCGTGGAAAGATAAAAAGGATACCTGACAATGGTACGCTCAAAGTACCACAGATTGGCTGGAATAGTTTAAAGTATCCGAATAAAGGAAGATTATTTAACGGTATTGATGAGGGGGCATATGTATATTTTGTTCACTCATATTATCTGGATGCTGATGATAAAGGAATAGTGACAGCTACAACAGAATATGGGACTGTTATTGATGCATCGGTTGAACAGGGGAATGTTTTCGCTTGTCAGTTTCACCCGGAAAAAAGTTCCGATGTTGGAATGGAAATTCTTAAAAACTTCTTGAGTGTTTGA